Proteins from one Pseudomonas sp. KBS0710 genomic window:
- a CDS encoding ABC transporter substrate-binding protein codes for MNPRIALSCLPLVLLTATAHAAPTLYLGMNGGTMERVYADKVLPAFEKANNVKVVIVPGTSSDILAKVQANKDNPQMHVMFLDDGIMYRAISMGLCDKLTPNPTLDQIPAKAKIKDEAVAVTLGVTGLGYNAKMFKEKGWAAPTSWMDLADPRFKDKVVFQSLASSTFGLHGFLMFNRIQGGSETNVEPGFKAWPKTIGPNVLEYIASSAKISEMVQTDEAAIFPLTPTQVTTQKLLGIPMEYAQPKEGAVVLNVAECVIARNDQPELAQKLAAYLLTAEAQAPALEEGDQIPSNPTTPTTDKTRARVEAMQGYLQTAISIDWDQVNQARPEWNARWSRSIER; via the coding sequence ATGAACCCACGTATCGCGCTGTCCTGCTTGCCCCTCGTCTTGCTCACCGCCACCGCCCATGCCGCACCGACGCTGTACCTTGGCATGAACGGCGGCACCATGGAACGGGTGTACGCCGACAAGGTGCTGCCCGCGTTCGAGAAGGCCAATAACGTCAAGGTGGTGATCGTGCCCGGCACCTCGTCGGACATACTCGCCAAGGTCCAGGCCAATAAAGACAACCCACAGATGCACGTGATGTTCCTCGACGACGGCATCATGTACCGCGCCATTTCCATGGGCCTGTGCGACAAACTCACACCCAACCCGACCCTGGACCAGATCCCGGCCAAGGCGAAGATCAAGGACGAAGCCGTCGCCGTGACCCTGGGCGTCACGGGCCTGGGCTACAACGCCAAAATGTTCAAGGAAAAAGGCTGGGCCGCGCCCACCTCATGGATGGACCTGGCCGATCCGCGATTCAAAGACAAAGTGGTGTTCCAGTCGCTGGCCTCCTCCACCTTCGGCCTGCACGGCTTCTTGATGTTCAACCGCATCCAGGGCGGCTCCGAAACCAACGTGGAGCCGGGCTTCAAGGCCTGGCCGAAAACCATCGGCCCTAACGTGCTGGAATACATCGCCAGCTCCGCGAAGATCTCCGAGATGGTGCAGACCGACGAAGCGGCGATCTTCCCACTCACCCCAACCCAGGTCACTACGCAAAAATTGCTTGGCATCCCGATGGAATACGCACAGCCCAAAGAGGGTGCGGTAGTGCTCAATGTGGCCGAATGCGTGATTGCGCGTAACGACCAGCCGGAACTGGCGCAGAAACTTGCGGCCTACCTGCTGACCGCCGAGGCCCAGGCACCCGCGCTGGAAGAAGGTGACCAGATACCCTCGAACCCGACCACGCCGACCACCGACAAAACCCGCGCGCGGGTGGAGGCGATGCAGGGGTACTTGCAAACAGCGATTTCGATTGATTGGGACCAGGTGAATCAGGCGCGGCCGGAGTGGAATGCGCGGTGGAGTCGCTCGATCGAGCGCTAG
- a CDS encoding nicotinamidase, which produces MPLPKTTLASFDVDPQKSFTPLCPNELPVAGGDQIGAELNYMASLAAYRIGSKDAHTPHAPWVVTQPGDMLKPTGLEHADLTWLSHCVPGTEGFTLLDELPTPYDYDYFIWKGVEPDLHPYGACYHDLHDKLSTGVIEYLKAQGVRRVIVGGLALDFCVKTTAMQLLRAGLEVILHLPACRGISEEGGAAAVTDLLNAGAAISRSREELAAMAAR; this is translated from the coding sequence ATGCCCCTTCCGAAAACCACCTTAGCCTCATTCGACGTCGACCCTCAAAAGAGTTTCACGCCGTTGTGCCCCAATGAACTGCCGGTGGCTGGCGGTGACCAGATCGGTGCCGAACTCAACTATATGGCCAGTCTTGCCGCTTACCGTATCGGCAGCAAAGACGCGCATACCCCGCACGCCCCGTGGGTGGTCACGCAACCCGGCGACATGCTGAAACCCACCGGCCTTGAGCATGCCGACCTTACCTGGCTCAGCCATTGTGTGCCGGGCACTGAAGGCTTCACCTTGCTCGACGAATTACCCACCCCGTATGACTACGACTACTTCATCTGGAAGGGCGTCGAACCCGACCTGCATCCCTATGGCGCCTGTTACCACGACCTGCACGACAAGCTGTCCACCGGGGTTATCGAGTACCTCAAGGCCCAAGGCGTGCGCCGCGTGATCGTGGGCGGCCTGGCCCTGGACTTCTGCGTCAAGACCACCGCCATGCAATTGCTCAGGGCTGGCCTGGAAGTGATTCTGCACCTGCCGGCGTGCCGAGGCATCAGCGAGGAGGGGGGTGCGGCGGCGGTAACGGACTTGCTGAATGCCGGTGCAGCGATCAGCCGTAGCCGCGAAGAACTCGCTGCGATGGCGGCGCGTTAA
- a CDS encoding FAD-binding oxidoreductase, with protein MIDVIVLGGGIVGASAALMLAQKGQHVALVERDFCGSHSSGVNYGGVRRQGRPLHQLPLSQRAHELWADLPGLIGIDGEYVRSGHLKLARSHADFAALQAYAEQTRGFGLGLQLLDYTELRARFPWVGDIAVGASLCPEDGHANPRLVSPAFARAAQRFGAAVHEQAEVTQIEHDGQCFQVRCANGLHLQAPWLLNCAGAWAGTLAAQFGEPVPITAAHPAMLVTEPLPVVMNVSTGVEGGGIYARQVARGNCILGGGRGFALGPLTARPGQAAVLEILRNAGELYPFLKGAQAIRTWSGTEGYLPDHEPVIGPSSTQPGLLHGFGFAGAGFQLGPAVGEALAELVCTGASRQPIEAFSIRRFQA; from the coding sequence ATGATCGACGTAATCGTGTTGGGCGGCGGCATCGTCGGCGCCTCGGCAGCCTTGATGCTCGCGCAGAAAGGCCAGCATGTGGCCTTGGTGGAGCGGGACTTTTGTGGCTCGCACTCCAGCGGCGTGAATTACGGCGGTGTGCGCCGCCAAGGCCGCCCCTTGCATCAACTGCCCCTCTCACAACGCGCCCATGAGCTGTGGGCCGACTTGCCGGGGTTGATCGGCATCGACGGCGAGTACGTGCGCTCCGGGCATTTGAAACTGGCGCGCAGCCATGCGGATTTCGCCGCGCTGCAAGCCTATGCCGAACAGACCCGTGGTTTTGGCCTGGGCTTGCAGCTACTGGACTACACCGAGCTGCGCGCGCGCTTCCCGTGGGTGGGCGACATCGCGGTGGGCGCCTCGCTGTGCCCGGAGGACGGGCATGCCAACCCGCGTCTGGTGTCGCCCGCCTTCGCCCGTGCGGCGCAGCGCTTTGGCGCGGCGGTGCACGAGCAGGCCGAAGTGACTCAGATCGAACATGACGGCCAGTGCTTCCAGGTGCGCTGCGCCAATGGCCTGCACCTGCAAGCGCCGTGGTTGCTGAACTGCGCCGGCGCCTGGGCCGGCACGCTCGCCGCGCAATTCGGCGAGCCGGTGCCAATCACCGCGGCGCACCCGGCGATGCTGGTGACCGAGCCGTTGCCGGTAGTGATGAACGTGAGCACCGGCGTTGAAGGCGGCGGGATTTATGCGCGCCAAGTCGCCCGTGGCAACTGCATCCTCGGCGGCGGCCGTGGTTTTGCCCTTGGCCCGCTGACGGCGCGCCCCGGGCAAGCGGCGGTATTGGAGATTCTGCGCAATGCCGGCGAGCTGTACCCGTTTCTCAAGGGAGCCCAGGCGATTCGTACCTGGAGCGGCACCGAAGGTTACTTACCCGATCATGAACCGGTGATCGGCCCCAGCAGCACCCAACCTGGCCTGCTCCACGGTTTCGGCTTTGCCGGCGCCGGGTTCCAGCTCGGCCCCGCCGTCGGTGAAGCCCTGGCAGAGCTCGTCTGCACAGGCGCCAGCCGCCAACCCATCGAAGCGTTTTCCATTCGTCGTTTCCAAGCCTGA
- a CDS encoding L-iditol 2-dehydrogenase, with amino-acid sequence MNRLEGKSALITGSARGIGRAFAQAYIAEGATVAIADINLQRAQATAAELGPQAYAVAMDVTDQASIDAAIAAVVAQVGKLDILINNAALFDLAPIVDISRDSFERLFSINVAGTLFTLQAAAKQMISQGHGGKIINMASQAGRRGEPLVAVYCATKAAVISLTQSAGLNLIKQGINVNAIAPGVVDGEHWDGVDALFAKHEGLAPGEKKQRVGAEVPFGRMGTAEDLTGMAIFLASKDADYIVAQTYNVDGGNWMN; translated from the coding sequence ATGAACCGACTCGAAGGTAAAAGCGCGCTGATCACCGGATCGGCGCGCGGTATCGGCCGCGCCTTTGCCCAGGCTTACATTGCCGAGGGCGCAACGGTTGCCATTGCTGATATCAACCTGCAACGCGCCCAGGCCACAGCGGCCGAGCTGGGCCCACAGGCTTACGCGGTAGCGATGGACGTCACCGACCAAGCCTCCATCGACGCTGCGATTGCCGCCGTGGTAGCCCAGGTCGGCAAGCTCGATATCCTGATCAACAACGCCGCGCTGTTCGACTTGGCGCCCATCGTCGATATCAGCCGTGACAGCTTTGAGCGGCTGTTCTCGATCAACGTCGCCGGCACGCTGTTCACCTTGCAGGCGGCGGCCAAGCAGATGATCAGCCAGGGCCACGGCGGCAAGATCATCAACATGGCCAGTCAGGCCGGGCGGCGCGGCGAGCCGCTGGTGGCGGTGTATTGCGCGACCAAGGCGGCAGTGATCAGCCTTACGCAGTCGGCGGGCTTGAACCTGATCAAGCAAGGCATCAACGTCAATGCCATCGCGCCGGGTGTGGTCGACGGCGAGCATTGGGATGGCGTGGATGCGCTGTTTGCCAAGCATGAAGGGCTGGCGCCTGGCGAGAAGAAGCAACGGGTTGGCGCCGAAGTGCCGTTCGGGCGCATGGGCACGGCCGAGGATTTGACCGGCATGGCGATTTTTTTGGCCTCCAAAGATGCCGATTACATCGTGGCCCAGACCTACAACGTCGACGGCGGCAACTGGATGAACTAG